GTCCCGGGGGTGGTCGCCGAGGTGACCAGTTCGGTGAGAACGCCGTGACAGTCCTTGGGGTGCAGGAAGGTGATCCGGGAGCCCATCGAACCGATCCGCGGCTCCTCGTAGAGGACCCGTACGCCCTTGTCCCGGATGGCCGCCGCGTCGCCGTCCACGTCGGCGGTGCCGAAGGCGATGTGATGGACCCCTTCCCCGTTCTTCGCAAGCCACTTGCCGACCGCGGAGTCCTCCCGGGTGGGCTCCAGGAGCTGGAGGTAGGACGCCCCGCCGTCGGACGTCTCATTGATCTTGAGCATGGCCTCGCGCACGCCCTGCTCCTCGTTGACCTCGCTGTGGAACACCTCGAAGCCATACGTGGCACGGTAGAACTCGACAGTCTTGTCGAGGTCGAAACAGGCGATCCCGATGTGGTCGATTCGCGTCAGCATGGCTCCAGTGCACCGCCGTACGCGTGGTTACGCAACGTGCGCGCGATCACACCCGCTGCCCGGTGACCGGGCGGGTACCGCTCAGTACATTGACGGAAACCCTCGTTAACCTCCTCCGCTCGAAGGGGCCGCGCCTCATGACCGGTACGAACGGTTCCACCGACAAGACCTCCGTGATCGTCGCGGGCGCCCGGACGCCCATGGGCCGCCTCCTCGGATCGCTGCGCACCTTCTCCGGTGCCGACCTGGGCGGGGTGGCCATCAAGGCGGCCCTGGACCGGGCGGGCATCGGCGGCGACCAGGTCCAGTACGTGATCATGGGCCAGGTGCTGCAGGCCGGCGCCGGGCAGATCCCGGCCCGCCAGGCGGCCGTCAAGGGCGGCATCCCGATGAGCGTGCCCGCCCTCACCATCAACAAGGTCTGCCTCTCGGGCCTCGACGCCATCGCGCTGGCCGACCAGCTCATCCGCGCGGGCGAGTTCGACATCGTGGTGGCCGGCGGCCAGGAGTCGATGACCAACGCCCCGCACCTGCTGCCCAAGTCCCGTGAGGGCTACAAGTACGGCGCGATCGAGATGCTCGACGCGATGGCGCACGACGGGTTGACGGACGCGTTCGAGAACATCGCCATGGGCGAGTCGACCGAGAAGCACAACACCCGTCTCGGTATCGCCCGCGCCGCGCAGGACGAGATCGCGGCCGGCTCCCACCAGCGCGCCGCCGCCGCCCAGAAGAACGGCCTCTTCGAGGCGGAGATCACCCCCGTGGAGATCCCGCAGCGCAAGGGCGAGCCCGTCATCTTCAGCAAGGACGAGGGCATCCGCCCGGAGACCACCGTCGAGTCGCTGGCCAAGCTGCGGCCCGCTTTCGCCAAGGACGGCACGATCACGGCCGGTACGTCCTCGCAGATCTCCGACGGCGCCGCCGCCGTGGTCGTGATGAGCAAGGCCAAGGCCGAGGAGCTCGGCCTGGAGTGGATCGCCGAGATCGGCGCCCACGGAAATGTGGCCGGGCCGGACAATTCCCTCCAGTCCCAGCCGTCCAACGCGATCAACCACGCGCTGGGCAAGGAGGGCCTCACCGTCGATGACCTCGATCTCATCGAGATCAACGAGGCGTTCGCCGCGGTGGCCGTGCAGTCAATGAAGGACCTCGGGGTATCCCCGGAAAAGGTGAACGTCAACGGCGGAGCCATCGCGCTCGGCCACCCCATCGGTATGTCGGGTGCCCGCATCGTGCTGCACCTCGCGCTGGAGCTGAAGCGGCGCGGCGGCGGCGTGGGCGCGGCGGCGCTGTGCGGTGGCGGCGGCCAGGGCGACGCGCTGATCATCCGGGTGCCGGGGAACTGACCCTCCCGGGACCCTCCCGGATTCCGACGCGCGGGCTCGGGCTTTCTCAGATCGAACGGAGCAGTCATGGCGGACGTCCCCACGCTGGTCGAGCAGGCACGGGAAGGCCGGCCGCGTGCCGTGGCCCGGCTGATCTCCCTGGTCGAGGGGG
The window above is part of the Streptomyces syringium genome. Proteins encoded here:
- a CDS encoding acetyl-CoA C-acetyltransferase; this encodes MIVAGARTPMGRLLGSLRTFSGADLGGVAIKAALDRAGIGGDQVQYVIMGQVLQAGAGQIPARQAAVKGGIPMSVPALTINKVCLSGLDAIALADQLIRAGEFDIVVAGGQESMTNAPHLLPKSREGYKYGAIEMLDAMAHDGLTDAFENIAMGESTEKHNTRLGIARAAQDEIAAGSHQRAAAAQKNGLFEAEITPVEIPQRKGEPVIFSKDEGIRPETTVESLAKLRPAFAKDGTITAGTSSQISDGAAAVVVMSKAKAEELGLEWIAEIGAHGNVAGPDNSLQSQPSNAINHALGKEGLTVDDLDLIEINEAFAAVAVQSMKDLGVSPEKVNVNGGAIALGHPIGMSGARIVLHLALELKRRGGGVGAAALCGGGGQGDALIIRVPGN
- the mce gene encoding methylmalonyl-CoA epimerase, with translation MLTRIDHIGIACFDLDKTVEFYRATYGFEVFHSEVNEEQGVREAMLKINETSDGGASYLQLLEPTREDSAVGKWLAKNGEGVHHIAFGTADVDGDAAAIRDKGVRVLYEEPRIGSMGSRITFLHPKDCHGVLTELVTSATTPGTEH